The Egicoccus sp. AB-alg2 nucleotide sequence CGCCTCGCGCATGACGGGATGGTCGGACGCGGACCCCATGACGACGGCGACGCTCACTCAGACCTCCTCGGCGGCGGCCGCGGTCAGCAGGTCGGCGGCCCGTTCGGCGACGACCCGGGCCGCCTCGACGTCGTCGCCGACGGCCGTGACGTGCCCGAGCTTGCGGCCCGGACGGTAGTCCTTGCCGTAGAGGTGGACCGCCGCGGCGGGCACGCGCGCCAGCGTCGCCGCCAGCCGGTCGGCGGGGTCGACCTGCCCGCCGACGACGTTGACCATCGCCGCCGGCCCCCGGGAGGTCGTCGCGCCCAGCGGCAGGTCGGCGACCGCACGCAGGTGGTTCTCGAACTGCGAGGTGAGCGCGCCCTCGATGGTCACGTGGCCGGCGTTGTGGGGGCGGGCCGCGAGTTCGTTCAGCAGCACCTCGTCGGTCCCGGCGTGGCCGCTGCCGGGTGGCCGGCCGACGAACAGCTCCACCGACAGCATGCCGACCGAGCCGATGGTGTCCGCGACCAGCTGCCCGATGTCGCGGGCGCGGCGCACCACGTCCGGCGCGACCCGGGGGGGTTGCAGGACCTCACGACACATCGCGTCGACCTGGACGGTCTCCACCGGGTCGTAGACGGCGGTCTGTCCTCCGGGCCGGCGGGCGACCAGGACGGCCAACTCGCGGGTGAGTGCCAGCTTCGGCTCCAGCAACAATGGCTCGCCGCCGACCTCCTCGACGACGGCGGCCGCGGCGTCGAGGTCGTCGACCATCCACACGCCGCGCCCGTCGTAGCCGCCGCGGGGTCGCTTGCACACCAGCGGCCAGCCGTGGGCGTCGCCGAACGCGGCGATCTCCGCGACGGTGGTCGCCAGCACCCACGGCGCGACCGGGACCCCGGCGGCGCCCAGGACCTCGCGCTGACGCACCTTGTCCGTGGCGGTCTGCAGCGTCGCGGCGGAGGGACGCACGGGCAGCCCCTCGGCCTCCAGTGCCCGCATCGTGTCCAGGTCGACCAGCTCGTGCTCGACGGTCAGCACGTCGACGCGCTCGGCGAGGCGCCGCAGGCCGTCCGCGTCGGGTTCACCCTCGACGACGTCGGGCCACACCGCCGCCACCGCGTCACCGGGACGCGCCAGGAAGACCAGCGACAGGCCGAGCCGCGCCGCGGGTGGGAGCAGCATCCTCGCCAGCTGTCCCCCACCGACGACCCCGATCCTCGGTGGCAAGCGCGTCCTCCACGGCCGGCGTTCAGTGGGCGGCGCGGCAGCCGACGTCCGCGCGGGCGCGAGCCTACAAGCGGGACGGACCGGGCTTCGCACACGCCGGCGCCCCCGGCACGGGAGTAGCCGGGGGCGCCGAGGGTGGCCGGATCAGCGGGTCGCGCGCGCGGCGGGGGAGCGATCCCGTGCCGGCCAGAGCGCGATGGCCAGACCGGCCAGCGCACTCACGAGGTGCAGGACGTTGTCTGCCTGGTTGAGGGCGAGGAAGTTGGCGGGTTCGTCGCTGTTGGCCACGAACAGGCCGTACACGAACGTCACGCCGTACACGCCGGCGAGCAGCCAGCCGAAGGTGCGCGCTCGGTCGAGTCGGTTCCACAGCGCCAGACCGGCGGCGCCGATGAGCAGGTGCACGATGTTGTGCAGCGGGTTGACCTCGAAGCCGAGCAGGAGGTCGCCCTCCGGCGCGGCGAAGCCGTCGAAGCCGGTCACGAGGAAGCCCGCCAAGCCGACGAGGAGGTAGATCGCCCCGACGGCGAGCGCGAGGTACTGGGCGGGATGCCGATCGGTCCGCGCCCTCGCGGCGGGACCGGGCTGCGGAGCACGACTCACGGTGCGGCCCTTTCCGTGGACATCGGAACACCCGCACCGTCGCACCGGCCGGCCGCAGTCCCCCCGTACGGCCGGCGGCATCCGGCGCCGGCCGGGCCGGACCAGCCGGTCGAGACCTGCCCGCGGCGGTGGCCGGGCGACGGCCACCGGCCACCGACCTGCGCCGGTTCAGCCCACCAAGCGGCGGGCCTGGTCGATGTCGGCGTGGATC carries:
- a CDS encoding 5-(carboxyamino)imidazole ribonucleotide synthase; this encodes MPPRIGVVGGGQLARMLLPPAARLGLSLVFLARPGDAVAAVWPDVVEGEPDADGLRRLAERVDVLTVEHELVDLDTMRALEAEGLPVRPSAATLQTATDKVRQREVLGAAGVPVAPWVLATTVAEIAAFGDAHGWPLVCKRPRGGYDGRGVWMVDDLDAAAAVVEEVGGEPLLLEPKLALTRELAVLVARRPGGQTAVYDPVETVQVDAMCREVLQPPRVAPDVVRRARDIGQLVADTIGSVGMLSVELFVGRPPGSGHAGTDEVLLNELAARPHNAGHVTIEGALTSQFENHLRAVADLPLGATTSRGPAAMVNVVGGQVDPADRLAATLARVPAAAVHLYGKDYRPGRKLGHVTAVGDDVEAARVVAERAADLLTAAAAEEV
- a CDS encoding DUF4383 domain-containing protein; translated protein: MSRAPQPGPAARARTDRHPAQYLALAVGAIYLLVGLAGFLVTGFDGFAAPEGDLLLGFEVNPLHNIVHLLIGAAGLALWNRLDRARTFGWLLAGVYGVTFVYGLFVANSDEPANFLALNQADNVLHLVSALAGLAIALWPARDRSPAARATR